One genomic region from Enoplosus armatus isolate fEnoArm2 chromosome 17, fEnoArm2.hap1, whole genome shotgun sequence encodes:
- the aatka gene encoding serine/threonine-protein kinase LMTK1, translated as MPLSTEPGGMVWEAFAVFCNAARRMVFALHVIVMSSAFFNPSFAFSSHFDTDGAPLSELSWPSSLAVVAVSFSGLFTFVFLMLACLCCKKGDIGFKEFENTEGEEYQADLSALASPSSQNGPEVYILPLTEVSLPVSKQPGRSIQLLKSSDLGRHSLLYLKEIGHGWFGKVLLGEVNAGLSTTQVVVKELKASASVQDQMQFLEEVQPYRTLQHAALLQCLAQCSEVTPYLLVMEFCPLGDLKSYLRSCRVADSETPDPLILQRMACDIASGLLHLHKYNFIHSDLALRNCLLTSEMSVKIGDYGLSHNRYKDDYYVTQDQIWVPLRWIAPELIDEVHGNLLVVDQTKSSNIWSLGVTVWELFELGNQPYRHYSDRQVLTYAVKEQQLKLPKPQLQFPLAERWYEVMQFCWLQPELRPSSEEVHLLVTYLCAKGSSEAEEDFEQRWNALRPNLLGSTSHTAASTALVLTPTPDSADIPSADQTQAVELASSASSSFPLLEHFSDSFHSDTGDDLLTVTETSHGLNFEYKWEQARAEQPYCSSFTSGPLGQGNPHYQDIYYSSKGSTSGGCKTDSLTSSISPSYYEPEHPGVVPVLSAHSPSVSSEYYIRIEEPVECNINLDDGMVDYSPGLEASSSRLSSESRTGSSMAQPSAYWSTADNTKSTAYDSDSSPTVQLTMEPLLRQASSTSPVNLGHSHNCFSSSQEDTVYCEQSSAYKTRRRSCLSEPDTSPESRSNLVHPVGRLENPRSLSQAVSSPSLGFCDPYLEASTGRSTVNESCHNMMHPLRKTLPIVNHISIDVGTDDGLLVGQRRGEDIEDDLFSEGDATNWTSNHSANNNSLSFDSRQTGSGQDSYLDLQYTAHSNTTELWSLTKATTRTFHSSRSCGTLEAEEGDSGCNPASKPSELGSYIHLCHKEREEAATQVERNLITENLRSSDSLTSSSIKTRDTEGGNMEPQTGQTGALSVKQRGNIWEGVSVGISVGLGDKRLNYPETSESSRALDSGVGVRDSSISLVELGDYSEDDDDDITDITSGIFADFNLDYAEVEEDELSPLKNPEGTPDSVDTLNLSSSMASTCDQNFSPDPFNTPVLPKSLDSGYDTENNESPEFIFKELGDTRGSERSPRLGGEPELVLQVGLGQGVCTSTSTSELQFKGLTDKNPYRDSAYFSDYDVENERSPQEEGSKFYAGPNNRDFPAEKFSSIRDDDPVKRQFNNEEHLKNLRNINVLVNLSEDDPSSPHPLPTPGLSMLSPFPPQMGGCLTKESAPADDDLGLETEHSGEEPPSELNSSIGSEPSSTVQEASRNNEEGNRRAEDCSPVQSLHSDSTITDYRDEVPNENENGDGSTEEEELPEFNHVKEETEDRREGVRINEEDFEDIDAEECDSQDSLCEESNGPVDLSSSSSLLELCGESVRAPLEEAEDEDDSDDSESDEELRTYNIQDEDSEESEEDFTTVPVVVSDCSRARHLRSLLKMPALLTQSFCDELERKKKAVSFFDDVTVFLFDQESPTGELADYTFSESSGQESSEEKTSDHQLQHDPELEAQSCETFCVSEETDGNNSEDGGGYEWEDDLSFEPRPSSPDAIPEPPSSPTSTSNSPEAPKPVAVALNRFMVSRFSITHVSDPHMGSAAGLY; from the exons TCCAGCTGCTGAAGTCATCAGACCTAGGTCGCCATAGTCTACTCTATCTAAAGGAGATTGGACATGGCTGGTTTGGCAAG GTCCTGCTGGGCGAGGTCAATGCGGGTCTCAGCACCACCCAGGTGGTGGTGAAGGAGCTGAAGGCCAGTGCTAGTGTCCAGGATCAGATGCAGTTCCTGGAGGAGGTGCAGCCATACCG AACCCTCCAGCACGCTGCCCTCCTGCAGTGCCTGGCACAATGCTCAGAGGTCACTCCTTATCTGCTGGTCATGGAGTTTTGCCCTCTG gGTGATCTGAAGAGCTACTTGCGCAGTTGTCGGGTGGCTGACTCCGAGACTCCGGACCCTTTGATCCTCCAGCGGATGGCATGTGACATTGCCTCAGGGCTTCTGCACCTCCACAAATACAACTTTATACACAG tgacCTGGCCTTGCGAAACTGCCTGCTAACTTCAGAAATGTCTGTTAAGATCGGAGACTATGGCCTTTCTCACAACAGATACAAG GATGACTATTATGTAACACAAGACCAGATTTGGGTGCCCCTGCGCTGGATTGCACCTGAGCTCATAGACGAGGTCCATGGAAACCTGCTGGTCGTTGACCAAACAAAATCTAGCAACATATG GTCATTGGGGGTGACTGTGTGGGAGCTGTTTGAGCTGGGAAACCAGCCGTACCGGCACTACTCTGACAGACAGGTGCTCACATATGCTGTGAAGGAACAGCAGCTCAAACTACCCAAACCCCAGCTCCAATTCCCCCTCGCTGAGCGCTG GTATGAGGTGATGCAGTTCTGCTGGCTCCAGCCAGAGCTGAGACCCAGCAGTGAGGAAGTCCACCTTCTTGTCACATACTTGTGTGCCAAAGGCTCCAGTGAGGCCGAGGAAGACTTTGAGCAACGTTGGAATGCCTTGAGACCCAACCTGCTTGGTAGCACCTCCCACACAGCTGCGTCCACAGCCTTAGTCCTGACCCCTACACCTGACTCAGCTGACATCCCCAGTGCAGACCAAACTCAGGCAGTGGAGCTGGCCTCCTCTGCCTCGTCTTCCTTCCCCCTCCTGGAGCACTTCTCCGACAGCTTCCACTCTGACACAGGAGACGACCTACTGACTGTCACAGAGACCAGCCATGGTCTCAACTTTGAGTACAAGTGGGAGCAGGCTCGAGCTGAGCAGCCGTACTGCTCCTCCTTCACCAGTGGGCCACTGGGCCAGGGGAACCCACATTACCAGGATATCTACTATTCAAGTAAAGGAAGCACCTCAGGGGGCTGCAAGACTGACAGCCTGACCTCAAGCATATCCCCATCCTACTATGAACCTGAACACCCAGGTGTGGTCCCAGTGTTGAGTGCCCACAGCCCCTCAGTCAGCAGCGAGTACTACATTCGCATAGAGGAACCAGTAGAGTGTAACATTAACCTGGATGATGGCATGGTGGACTACAGCCCAGGCCTggaggccagcagcagcaggttgtcCTCCGAGAGTCGTACTGGTTCATCCATGGCACAGCCCAGTGCTTACTGGTCAACTGCTGACAACACAAAATCTACTGCCTATGACTCTGATTCAAGCCCCACTGTCCAACTAACCATGGAGCCACTGTTGAGACAGGCATCCAGCACCAGCCCTGTAAACCTAGGCCACTCCCACAACTGTTTCTCATCCAGTCAGGAGGACACAGTCTACTGTGAACAGTCATCAGCATACAAGACACGGCGCCgatcctgtctgtctgaaccCGATACATCACCAGAGTCCAGATCAAACCTTGTCCATCCAGTGGGGCGTCTAGAAAACCCACGCAGTTTGTCACAAGCAGTCAGCAGCCCCAGCTTAGGGTTCTGCGATCCCTACCTAGAAGCGAGCACAGGTCGTAGCACGGTTAATGAAAGCTGCCATAACATGATGCATCCCCTCAGAAAGACACTACCCATTGTTAACCACATTAGCATCGATGTAGGGACAGACGACGGCCTGCTGGTGGGCCAGCGGAGAGGTGAAGACATTGAGGATGACCTTTTCTCTGAAGGAGACGCAACTAACTGGACCTCAAACCATTCAGCAAACAATAATAGCCTGAGCTTtgacagcaggcagacaggcagtggACAGGACAGCTATCTGGACCTTCAATATACTGCTCACTCTAACACAACAGAATTATGGTCTTTAACCAAGGCCACCACCAGAACCTTTCACAGCTCCAGGTCTTGTGGCACCTTGGAGGCAGAAGAAGGAGACTCTGGTTGTAACCCTGCTAGCAAGCCCAGTGAATTAGGTTCATACATTCACTTATgtcacaaagaaagagaggaagctgCCACTCAAGTGGAAAGGAACTTAATTACAGAAAATCTAAGAAGTAGTGATTCTCTTACCAGCTCAAGTATTAAAACCAGAGATACAGAGGGTGGAAATATGGAG CCTCAGACTGGTCAAACTGGAGCTTTGTCAGTCAAGCAGAGAGGGAACATCTGGGAGGGGGTGTCAGTGGGAATCTCTGTTGGTCTGGGAGATAAGAGGCTGAACTATCCAGAGACATCAGAAAGTAGCAGAGCGTTGGACAGTGGAGTGGGGGTCAGAGACTCCAGCATTAGCCTGGTTGAGCTTGGTGACTAcagtgaggatgatgatgatgacatcacagaTATTACGTCGGGGATCTTTGCAGACTTCAACCTGGACTAtgctgaggtggaggaggacgagcTGAGCCCACTGAAGAATCCAGAGGGAACTCCTGACTCTGTAGACACACTTAACCTGTCCTCGTCAATGGCGAGCACCTGTGATCAGAACTTCAGCCCTGATCCCTTCAATACCCCCGTCCTACCCAAATCCCTGGACAGTGGCTATGACACAGAGAACAATGAATCTCCAGAGTTTATCTTCAAAGAGCTTGGAGATACCCGGGGCAGTGAGAGGAGCCCAAGGCTGGGTGGAGAACCTGAACTAGTTCTGCAGGTGGGTTTGGGCCAAGGGGTCTGCACTTCCACAAGTACATCAGAGCTACAGTTTAAGGGCCTGACTGATAAGAACCCATACAGGGACTCTGCCTATTTCTCTGACTATGATGTTGAAAATGAGAGGAGCCCTCAAGAGGAAGGCAGCAAGTTCTATGCAGGTCCAAATAACCGGGACTTCCCTGCTGAGAAATTTAGCTCTATCAGAGATGATGATCCTGTCAAAAGGCAATTCAACAACgaggaacatttaaaaaatctgaGAAACATCAATGTTTTGGTGAATCTCTCAGAGGATGACCCTAGTTCACCCCATCCCCTTCCCACCCCAGGGTTGTCCATGTTGTCACCGTTTCCTCCGCAGATGGGTGGCTGCTTGACCAAAGAGTCGGCCCCTGCGGATGATGATCTTGGGTTGGAGACTGAGCACTCGGGAGAGGAGCCTCCCTCAGAGCTCAACTCCTCCATTGGGTCTGAACCCTCTTCCACTGTCCAGGAGGCCTCACGAAACAATGAGGAGGGGAACCGAAGAGCAGAAGATTGTTCCCCTGTCCAGTCTTTGCATTCTGACTCCACCATAACTGACTACAGAGATGAGGTCcccaatgaaaatgaaaacggTGATGGatccacagaggaggaggagctgcctGAATTCAATCATGTCAAGGAAGAGACGGAGGACAGAAGGGAGGGTGTGAGAATAAATGAGGAAGATTTTGAGGACATAGATGCAGAGGAATGTGACTCACAGGACAGTTTGTGTGAAGAATCCAACGGTCCTGTTGAcctgtcctcttcctcgtcATTGTTGGAGCTGTGCGGAGAAAGCGTGAGAGCTCCACTAGAGGAGGCGGAGGATGAAGATGACTCAGATGACAGCGAGTCTGATGAGGAGCTGAGGACCTACAACATCCAAGATGAAGACagtgaggagagtgaggaggatTTCACCACCGTGCCAGTGGTGGTAAGCGATTGCAGCCGGGCCAGACACCTCCGCAGCCTCCTGAAGATGCCCGCCCTGCTCACCCAGTCTTTCTGTGACGAgttggagaggaagaaaaaagctGTGTCCTTTTTTGATGATGTTACGGTGTTCCTTTTTGACCAG GAGAGCCCCACAGGAGAGCTGGCTGACTACACCTTCTCAGAGTCCAGTGGGCAGGAATCTTCAGAGGAAAAAACCTCTGaccaccagctgcaacatgacCCTGAACTTGAAGCTCAATCCTGTGAAACATTCTGTGTGTCTGAAGAAACAGATGGGAACAACTCAGAAGACG GTGGGGGTTATGAATGGGAAGATGACCTCTCGTTTGAGCCCCGCCCATCCTCACCTGACGCCATCCCCGAGCCCCCGTCCTCACCCACATCCACCTCCAACAGTCCCGAGGCTCCTAAACCTGTAGCTGTAGCACTTAATCGTTTTATGGTCTCACGATTCTCTATCACACATGTCTCCGACCCTCACATGGGCTCAGCAGCAGGTCTGTATTAA